The following coding sequences are from one Streptomyces sp. NBC_00536 window:
- a CDS encoding M23 family metallopeptidase — translation MSKKSAGTRRIRTAVLAAGLGAAMVCGAGAAFADEAPTTLTDTAGLIEAQATAQAAVAAGKATGWEAPVTSYTLSATFGKGGSLWSHKHSGQDFAVPLGTKVHAVHAGVVVKAGPNGAGDGPAYGNAIVIKHADKTYSQYAHLSKIQVKVGQSVSEDQLIGLSGNTGNSTGPHLHFEIRTTPNYGSAIDPVSFLRLAGVTL, via the coding sequence ATGTCGAAGAAGAGCGCCGGTACCCGCCGCATCCGCACCGCCGTCCTCGCCGCCGGGCTCGGGGCGGCCATGGTGTGCGGCGCGGGCGCCGCCTTCGCCGACGAGGCGCCGACCACCCTGACGGACACCGCCGGCCTGATCGAGGCGCAGGCGACCGCGCAGGCCGCCGTCGCCGCGGGCAAGGCGACCGGCTGGGAGGCTCCCGTGACCTCCTACACGCTGTCCGCGACCTTCGGCAAGGGCGGCAGCCTGTGGTCGCACAAGCACTCCGGCCAGGACTTCGCGGTGCCGCTCGGCACCAAGGTGCACGCCGTGCACGCGGGTGTCGTCGTCAAGGCGGGCCCGAACGGCGCCGGTGACGGCCCCGCCTACGGCAACGCCATCGTGATCAAGCACGCGGACAAGACCTACTCGCAGTACGCCCACCTGTCGAAGATCCAGGTGAAGGTCGGCCAGTCGGTCTCCGAGGACCAGCTGATCGGGCTGTCCGGCAACACCGGGAACTCCACGGGCCCGCACCTGCACTTCGAGATCCGCACCACCCCGAACTACGGCTCCGCGATCGACCCGGTGTCCTTCCTGCGCCTGGCGGGCGTCACCCTCTAG